A region of the Melospiza georgiana isolate bMelGeo1 chromosome Z, bMelGeo1.pri, whole genome shotgun sequence genome:
CATTGCACCATTCTATAAGCATTGCTAGGTTTTAGTGGTCCCTACTGTCATGGCTTAaccccaggctgcagccaagCCCCAGGCAACCACTCGCTAACTCCCCTaccagcaggatcagggagagaatcagaagggtaaaagctggaaaactttgggttgagataaagacagtttaatagggaaagcaaaaacagtgcacaaaaccaaagcaaaccaaggaattaattcactgccTCCCATGGgtaggcaggtgttcagccatcaagaggagagcagagctccatCACAGGTGACAATgatttgggaagacaaacaccatcactccagATGCCTGCCCACAATCCCCTTCCCCCCAGTTTATGTACTGAACCTGATGCTGTGTGGTCTGCaatgtccctttggtcagtCTGGCTCACCTCtcctgtgtctcctcccagcctcccaaGCACCCCCAACTTCCTCACCAGCGTGGAGCACAAaaaagcagggctgtgtgtaagccctgctcagcaatgaCATAAATATCTCTGTATTATCAACTcttgtgttcagcacaaatccaataCACAGCACTAcaccagccactgtgaagaaagtTATCTCCACCTCAGCCAAGTGTTTAGAACATTGTATTCAATTAATTATCATAACTAAAATATTGAAACAGCATATAAAATAGTGCTGCTCTGGTATTAAGTTACCTTTCCTACTGTATTGTCATGTTCTTTCCCACTGAACACATCATATACCAAATGACACTGTAGGGTTAAGTTGTTGCTATTGCTTGTCACAGTTCATGTCAGATGACTTTGCAACTTAAAGTTTCAAAATTCTCTTCTCCCCCAGGCTACACATGTAGCTGTTTCTGCCCATCTTCAGATATGTAATCTAATTTTAATTAAGCCTTGCTTGGTTATAAGGAGATGTGCCTAACCCCCCAACAACATACGGTTCATATCCTGAATTCCCTCCTGTACCCCCTAATGTTTTCAAGATTGTCTACATGGGAAACTATTAATATCTACGGTTAAGAATTAGAGTTGAAATAAAACTGTAACATATTTTGAAAGAATAGTAGCACTGCTGGCTTACACtaagtaaaataaattcataACGCCTATGAGGTCTCTAAATGTGTAGAgcttataaatttaaaaaattgaagaCAGATGGACTTGCTTAtcatattttgaatattttgcaAGAGCTATGGTTACATCCAAAATGCACAGAGTGTTCTCCAACAAAGATGGTGGGAGAACCTGAAAAGTTTTTTGGTAGCTCTTGGTTGGCAGCTGAAACGTGAGATCTCTGAACAAACCTCCTCTTAGAGGTGGTCTGAATCTCATTAGCTTCTCACTTTTTAACACTTTATTAATGCATTTCCTGTAAAAACACATCTGTGTATGTTCTGGTTCACCCTGTTGGACTGTTTCTCCAGGAAAATGATGTACCCTAGGCATGGGCACACAGTCAGCATCTCACCATTGTGGTGGTGCCTGGACATCTCCTACTTCCCAAGGGAAACAGGAGCGCCAAATTCTGATTGGACTGAAGAATTCAAATATCCTGATACAAATACCCTAATTGCATAATTTACTCTATAGTGCTTTGACATCTAGACTTCCTTCCTGTGCAGAGTCAGCTGGAAGCCTATTTGCCTCACGATTCTTAGTGTGGtttgaaaggaaggaaaatgataaaaagaaaacaaataccaCCCATTGGGTTAGATCCAAGACTATTTCATTTCAGCTTCCTACCAGTAACCATAATGGTCTCTAGGGAAAGTTGCACAAAATTACTAGTAAGGGGAAAAAACTATGGTCTTCCTCAGCACTGGTCAGAGAGTTAGGCAGTTTTGCAATAGATTCCTAGTGTGACAACACAAATCTTTTCAGATTACAGGGCCTCATTTATTTCCCTGATATCCTGTCAAGAAAGGAACATATGAATGTCCCTAAAATACCACCTAAAATGTTTTCTTAGTCATAAATTTGGATTCAAGATTTCTGGAATACGGGCTATTCCTGCAATATAATTCAGTGTTTCACGTTAGTGCAGACTTATTCTGCAAATTTCAGCACAGTTTTTCTAATAAGGAAGAACTGGGTCAGCGTTGCAAGTTCTTTCTCAGTTTCTGTTTGTTCTGAGAGCAGGGGCATCAGGGAGAGCAAAGCCAAGGGCCGAGGAGATGCCACAGAGCACAGCTTGCTCACACCAAGATGAGCTGCAAGCCTCTGAAGCTGGCAAACCATAGGCAGCATTCCAGCCGTGCAGCTGAGGAATGGGGTCAGCAACCAGGCCAAGTGAGAAGGCAGAAAGAGGAGGGGTGGCACTGCAGCTCAGCCTTCAGAGTGCATGTGCGGTTCTCCTTgtcccagagatgctgtgggaGACATCCAAACctcctgcagacacaggcatactctgtgcccagagccagccacaacacagcagcaggaaggtgtTTGAAGTAGCTACATGCCACACCTCCATAATTCCTGGTTACTGAGCATGAGGATGGCACCCACTCAGCTACCTGCAGAAAATGTCTCTGTGAGACAGAGAATACAATTGAATCTTCCCTCATGGTATTTCATGGTCTCTGTAGGCGTGAGTGGGTACAGGTCTGTTTGATTCAACTTCCTGTGTAGATGCACAGCGTTTCTGGGGCGTAACACAGCAGTGTATAATGTATTCTACAGCTGCTCTTTGAATAAGAGTAGTGAAACACTACATCACaaacaaatatttattgaaatagaaaatgtaaTTATCATAATATTGATATATGGTTGGACTTGTCAAAGGATTTCAGTTGAGCATCTCAATATGattcctttttcatttcagatgtCTGTGTGTTACAGAATAAACCAAGACAGAGCAGACCAGACCAAACAATAGGTTTGCTCCatcaaaagagaaattttaccACAGAACCATTGTCCAGAATGACAGTTTCTACAGGAGACTTGTTGCCACTCAAAGCTGTAAACCTCTGAATCCAGGCCAGAAAAGCAAGGCTCCCTTTGAGTACATAACCAATTACAGGATGAATTATGGATGGGCAGAGTGCAATAAGATGAcgtttaacaagtccaagtgccaagtcctgtgttttggccacaataacccctgCAGCATtacaggctggggatgctgtggctggacagtgcccagaaagggacctgggggtgctggttgacagtcggctgagcatgagccagcagtgtgccctggtgccaagaaggccaatggctcctggcctgtgtcaggaacagtgtggccagcaggagcagggaggtcattctccCCTGTactggcactggtgaggccacacctcgagtgctgtgtccagctctgatccctcagtttgggaaggaccttgaggTGCTTGAGcgcatccagaggaggcaacgaggctggagaggggctgggaacacaaaccctgtgaggaacggctgagggagctgggggtgtttagcctggagaaaaggagactcacaggtgaccttatcactctctacaatctcctgaaaggtggctgcagccaggtggatgtcagtctctttctccaggcagcaactgacagagCAAGTGGTCACAGTCTAAAGCTGCACCAAGtgaaatataggttggatattaggaaattttttttaatggaaagagtgataaagtactggaatggtctgcccagggaggtggtggaattACCATTCctgatgtgtttaaaaaaaggttggatgtggcacttggggccatggtttagttgaggtgttagggcatggattggactcgatgatcttcaaggtctcTTCAAAttagtgattctgtgatgtgcCACCTCCTCTGGTGAAACATTATGTCCATAAAATTCAGATATACAAGGTCAATTATGTTTCATTTGATGGTCTCACTACACACAAATTTTCCTACCAGGGGTGGGCTGGTCAGCCAACTAAGCTTCCAAAACCATACCAGAAAAAAACAGCCCCTGTCTTCCTTTCTCCACTACAACTGGATTTCAGGAAAAACATAAAGCTTGACTACAGCCTCCTGTATTCACCAGAAAACCTGATATTTATCTTCTTCCTCTGGAGAAAATGGACATTCACACCACTACTTGGACACACTGGAAGCACCTAAATGAAAAGCCAGCCAAAATGTGTCGATCTTTGGCCCAGCTTAATAAAATTACTGAGCCATTTAACAGCTCTTCTACAGTGAAGGAAGACTATAAGCCTTGGCTATGAAATGGACTAAAACCCATCACTCATGCTCCAGACTTTCCCAGCAAAACCAATAGATTTCTTGGCTACATTTTGGACCCATCACGGACCTCATTCTCTCACAGTTATGTAAACCTACAAGCCTGTCTGGTCAGGCCCAAAGCATCACAGTCTCCCAGATGCTAAAACAACCTACGCTGCCAGTTACACACCAAAGAGCTGTGCTAGATGCCTGGCCCCTTACAAAGACCCATCCCAGTTACATCTTTGAGAAAACTGACGCTGACAGCTTGATTTTGTTTGGTAAACAAACTTCTTATAAACCAGTTGCTGTTTTCATATTTGGAGAACTCTTAAAATAAACTTAATTCCCTGGCACTGACTCTTTCTAGTAAATTCATACAAGTGAAGAACATAAAATCCAGGGAAAAGACATTGATTTTTgtatctctgtattttttttttattttttcctacctAACTCTTGCTTATTGATTGAGAGATGTCCTCCTCCTGAGACGGTAATAGAAAGATCTCTTAGTAATAAACTTTATTATGGATGAAAAGGGCTCCATAAAAACAGAGGTGGAACAGGCACATTGCCTGATGTGAAGTCACATGTAAAAGTCATTGCTGGATAACAAAGTCTGATATCTGACCTTTTCCCGTATTCCCATCAAAGACACATACAAAAGGTACAACTACTGTATAAATATTATTGAATATTGCACCTTCATAAATTGTGTCACCGTGCTGTCCAGAACTAGGCTATCAGATGGGAGGTTTGTGTGCCAAAGATGCCACCCTAGGCTGACATCTTGTAAGAGAACTTTTTCAGTAAAAGCTCTTCACTTCAGGGTTCTGGATAGGTACCAGAAACATCAAAGAGTTGAAATTGTCACATGTTGCTGTagctcagccagcagccagAGTTGCATTATGTTTTGAATAAAGCCATTATTAAGTTTCTGACCCTAACTGTTCGTTTCTGTGTCTAAAGTGCTTTCTGTAGGCTTATGAGTGTTCTATTGGCACTCTGAAACTTCCTGACTTCTTAAGCACATTCTACTTCCCTAAATCCTCCTCTCCCTTactcctggcagctctggctgttTCCTGAGTATTTAGCTCAAGTGCTAGGTAAAGTTGTTGCATGCTTGATGATtcttgtgggtcctttccaactcagagTATTCTATTTTTATGTGACTATGATTCCATGAAAGGCTTCTGTCTGACCataaagcagcatttaaagAGGAAGATAATTTTCTGTGTaaagggattttaaaaatttgggAAAGCTTTGAAACCTGTTGGGATAAAAATTCCTCCTAAGTGCCGTCAAGTTAAAGCTAAACACATTCAGTCTGAAAGCAGGAATGCTTAACCCTGAGGTTGGGAAGCCGCTGGAACAATACCTTAGGGGCACCGTGGTTCTGCTTCCCTTGAAGTCCTTGAATCAGTCCTAGAGGCCTTTTCTAAACATATGTCCTAGTTCAATGAAAAATTATGTTCCTTACCCCAGGAAAAAAGAGGCAAATCTCTACAGATTACACTATACAAAAGGGCCAAACTATGCAGTCATTGATGACTTCACACAGCCTTCAGAAATTCAGTAACCCGTAAAATATTCACTCACCTGTGGTGAGGTATTGACTGAGAGTAtgtttggcctttttttttcagctcctCTTATTTTACCAACTACTCTTTTTGAATCTGCATTTCTTTAATATTGAATTTCTACAAGAAAGtagtttttcttccccatctcttTTTCACTAgttgtttttctgattttatttatcAACCTGTAGTTCTGCCAATTCTGAAATAgaatttatatgaaaaaaacaGCTGAGGCTTGTGACTGCAGAAAAGATTGTTTTTATGCATAAGAGCTCTCCAACTGTTCTTTCAACTCTGATATGTGActggcaggggacacagagcaAGGAGAGTCtagtatttacatttattttcattacagGTTTTTGTGGATCTTTCTTGCTAGGTGGAAGTTAGTCTTATCAAGCTCAATAGCAATGCAATATACCACTTAGCAATAGTAATTGCTGGGTTTTGAGTGTAACAATGGGAATCTTGATTTTCCATGCTGTGGACTAGCTAAAGCAGACCTGGCTGGTTTAAGTCCAATCCTTCCAGAGCATGAGACACAGCTGTgggttagtttttttttttttttttttttttctttttctgttttgtacCTCTATGTGTTAAAAACTTATTAAAACCAATAAATGATaacacttcagaaaaaatgggatttctgtTTTGTGACTTAGGGTGTGGTTCCACAGAAATTAAGGCCGATTAaagcctgggctgctgcagttTCACACTTTGTTCTCCTACAGCTGCATGGTTTCCCATTGTGCCTCTTTTGATAATAACATTAATGCTGTCTGACTGCATGATGGGCTAAATCAGAAGGCTTACCTGGCTGGGTGAAAATCAGTATTTTAGTAAGATTAAAAcccatttatttaatttccctgAATGAGTGCATGACACAGACATGCAGTTATCAACTTAGGTGCAGATGGTCAGTGAAGAATCACAGGGATCTGGTAGCCCAGGCTTGACTTGGCAGTCCTCCCTTTGCTCAGTAGCGCATTTAAAGTAAAGCAACATTTTCTATGTCTGAAGTTTAACTGTTTGAATTAGGCAGTGTCATTAAGcataagaaaaattatataaCTATACTTTGGGATAGAATTGAGATGtttaacacagaaaataaagttgGGCTGCTCTGCAGTACACAGGATTTGGTTATTGTTTTCATGCAGAATGAGTTATGGATAAAGATGAGGAAAAGTTAATTTTACCTGATGTTCACGccacttaaaattattttttccttagagTTATCACATTCTCAGAAAGAGAGAAGTACAAGTCAGACATCCTGAGAGAGAGCTTAAAATGTCACTAAACTGGACTATAGGCTTGTGTAATTGCTTTTGAAGTTACAcagtgcaggaggaggagaatgaAACTACCTGCACGCatggcagcaccagctgctaGTGCTAGATAAGCAGGAACGTGTTCAGAAACCTCTCAGGTGCTCTGCAGAGATTTTGCCTGTTTtatgggagagcagggagctcaAAAAGACTACCtgcctgggctcctcaggaccagagagacacagagctgctggagctggtccAGTGGAGGTGAAAAGATGATGGGGGGACAGcactgggaggaaaggctgagggagctgggcctgctcaGCCTTGAGCAGagatggctgagaggggccctcaTCAGTGTCTGTgagtatctgaagggagggtgtcaGTGGATGGGTCCAGGCTCCGCTCAGCGGTGCCAAGGGACAGGACAAAAAGCAGTGGGCACAAACTGACACACAGGAAGCTcaacctgaacatgaggaagagaTTATTTACTGCGCAGTGACCGAGCACTGATTGAACAGAagggttgtggagtctccctcgCTGGGGATATTCATTGAGTCTGGACACAAacctgtgccatgtgctctgggatgaccctgctaGAGCAGGGAGGTCAGACCAGATGACCCCCTttggtctcttccaacctgtcCTGTCCTGTGGTTCTGTGACCTTGCACTCATGATGCAGCACAATACAACACTTCTCACTCAGTGAACAAATGCGTGGAAAGAAGGAAACAGCTGCAGTCAACATCCTACTTTTGAAGACTGGATAATGGCATCAATACCTAAACATTGGCTGAAGTACAAAGCCTGCTATCAAAAAGTGTTTCAAAGACCAAAATGAAAGGATGAAACAAAGGGACTTTGTCCTTGGCAGGGTTGAAAAAGGCATCCAGGGTACTTACACCATGAAGCATGCAAAAAAGAACAAGGAGGATTGTGCTAAGTAAAAATGGATGAAAAACATCACTGTTGAAGTCAGTTACTACACTGTGACTGTTGCCAATGACAAACGCCACCTATGCACAGGAACAGGCTCATCTATGTGCACTGCAGAGGCTGCTTGGAGGGACAGCTTCTGCCTGCACCCCTGAAAATGCACAGGAGGTGTACTCACCAGCACTCCTGATCTCCAGGCAAAGCATGATCTGTTTGGCAAGCCTTAAGCACAAAAGCTGAATTAAGGAGAGATGTGCAAATTAAATTTTCGAAGTGTAGTAGGTTAACAGAAGGTTATGAATATTTTCATAGCCAGGAGGAAGGCAGCACTAGAGTTCCTCACTGGGAAAAAGCTGAGCAAAATGATTAAATTTGTCTGTTCTcagtgagaaacaaaatgaaataaccCCAGAAGTTACTTGTAATAATGAAGGAGATAAATAATATTTCACTTTTGACTTGTATTATATCAGTCTTTCAACCAAGGACTACCAACCTTGGTGCCTTACATCTGCAGGAGGCATTTCATCTGGAGGTTTGCAGTTGGCAATAGTTGAGAGgtcaaaaaaacccagtaaattATGTATTTATGGTCTAGAAATATGAACCAGCAGCAAATTTGTGAAAAACTTTACCACAAATTCTAAAAAAGGCTTCACCCTTTAGTGAAGTATAGATTACTAAGGAGAGTAAATTGTCAGCACCTCAAGTGTTTCAGGACTTGAAAGATAAGTGGTATGCTTCAGCAAGAACTGAGTGTGTTCAAATCACAGAGGGAAGCAATATAGATCTTGGGCATGGTATTCAGGAGACAGGAAGCAGCTGAATTTAATGTGTGAAAAACCAAAGCTTTTctttgaaagacaaaaaaattatctttcctGAGGCACGGATATGGTCTCCCTGAGGGATCTGTGTTATCTCAGCTGGAAAGAGACATTTAGGCAGAGAACTGAGTTCATTGGGATGGGAACCTTCCATAATGAATATTCCGAACAGAGTTCACTTTTGGCTGATCCCTCTAAAAATGAGTCTTCTCCGTCCTGTAGTAATGTCTCTCTGCCTCCTTCCCCCTTTGGAAGCAGTTGTTTGAGGACCTGTTCTCCTTTTCTGGTCTTTTGGGGAAATACTCCTTTGGGGCAATATGATTTTCACTTCTCTATGTTGCCGCACGTCTGTCCGACAGAGGTTTTTGTCTGCATTCAGAAGAGAAGGAATAGAGTAGCTCTAAAAATGGCAATGCTGTGTtcatctctgcattccctgtttCCACTATCTCACTGGTTCTGTGCTTGCTGGTGAGAGGTGTCCCCAGACTGGTGAGAGGGCTCATGTGGCACTGCCTAACACCATGACACAGGCTCAAGCATACTGCTTTGCTGGGCAAGCaggcccctgctctgctttgctctctgcttaaaagaaaacacaaagtgCCTGTGAGatcctccctgcacagctggattTGATTTTCTATTATTTGTATGTAGTGGGTTAACagtcagatttttctttttttggtaatAAAATCACTAGGTTGTATGCCATTACTTGAAAACTGACTCCAGGAGTGTTTCAGAAGGTGAAGTGTTTTAACAAGCATCCACCAACATTATTGGTCAAACCAATAATTTATgcttaaaaaatcccaaaacaaccagcaagttGAGAAGAGTGGGGGGAAGTCTGCCTATAGCCCAAAATAAACTATTTCTCAGCCCAACCATTAAACACTTCCTTAAGGGAAGAGAAATCTGTCCTGGCTCCTCACTTGGAGAGCAAGCTCTATATGGCTTTTCCGGTGTGATCCTTCTGGTCCATTACTGCACTTTCCCACTGTCCCTAGGGAGTTTTTACACAAACCATGCAAGATCTTGAAGCAGAAGACTACTTTATAGCACTAAAGAGTGTAGCAGTAGTAGTGAGTGGTTTCCCATGCCCATGTCATGTGTGGATAACTACATGCTTATTATGGAATTGTTAACATCCTgccactgctttaaaaaaaacagtatttatATGTAACCAGAGTCCAACCCTCTGGTGTGCCTTTCCCTTTTAGCTGCATAAAACACCATTCTTTAGCTGCataaaacagcattttatttaCAGCTACAGAAATATAAAGCCTTTCTTTGCAAAGGCTTTAAAGGCCAGACAAAATTGTtgctttcccctttttcccttctcctgagAGATAAGCAGTGTGTTAGCAGGAGGGATAGAGAAGTGAAACCCAAATTTGCTCTGCTTTCAGAGAGGAGTCTCCTGCTCAGTCTCTGTtcagctggggcctcagctcatgcagtcctgcctgccctgctgcataCCCCTCCTAAAATCTCACGGATTTAGCCAAAATAACCCTGGTCTGTCAATGGATACATGAGTATTTGTGTGTCTGGGCAAGTGTGGAGGCACCCTGTGAGACAAGAATGATGCCTCTGGCATAGCCACAAGTATTGTACTTCAGTGAAAAAGCAGgtgaaaatacaaatatgtATTTCAAATGGATAAAGAGTTGCTGATATGCATCTTTTCCCCTAATAAATTTTGATAACTTGGGTTGCAATTACTGAAATGCCTTAgtgaaaaaattatattaaaaaatattaaaaatatctatGTATATGACCAGATTTTAGATTTGATTCTGACTGGACACGAATTGTTGGCTGGAGATGATGAAAAGCAATGTACGTGAAATAGCCATCAACCAATATGCTTTGGTGTGAGAAATGTGGTAAGATTGGTTAAAGATCAGTAGAAGAAAGAGATGTGATTTTCTCCTCCTTCAATTTTGTGCTAATTCAAGTATTTGACAGGCTTGTTGGTTTACTTTCTGCAAAACTGGACAGTTAATAGAAAACACTGttgacatatatatatatatatatatatatatatatatatatatataaaaaagagaatgaagGGAGTGGTTAAATCGATGATCCCCAAGCTGTGGTTTGCAGTTGATATGTACAGCCAGAGTAAGCATTAGCAGTTCTGAGCTTCCCATCTGCATACACTGCTGATCTGGGAGCAAACTTGACATTCAAAAGACTTGGAAAGCATCTCTGCTAAAAGTTATGTAACTGAATGAATAAATGAAGATTATTTACTCAACTACTAGCTAAAATGATCAGACACTTGCTGAAAGCTGACATTAAAAACTTTTGAGGAACTTTATGGTTCTAAAAGTCTGGAAAAAAGTAAGTTTTTGGTGGACCTTCTTCTACAAACAGAGGCATCAGGTGATGCTGATCTAGAATAACCAAATTTACGAATCAGTGTTGGTGCACCAAACAAATGGTAAGGCCTTTTTGTTTGATAGGTAGTTTGCAAGAAGAATCCTAACTTAAAAACTAAACAAGCTCTAACTGCAGTCCATACAACTACATctagagagagggaaaaagattTCTAGCTAGAGGTTACTTTGGAAAACTCTGGCTATGGCTTCTATTTTTTGAGATCATGCGTGCAGACACAGATGCCTGGAACAGTTCAGCTGCGCTTTCCTTGTCACATAAGAGGAGCTGggaacaaggaaaggaaaggaaacaaggaaaagTTGTGGGGAACCCTTCTGTATCTTTCTGTTTGGTCCAgaactatttttcttttgtgaggAAAATTAGTCAGGAGAGCAAAACTGGAAGCTTGCTTTTAAGGTTGCAAGCACTTTTTGACTTGAGTAGTACTTAAAGCCATAAACATAAGAGACAATAATTATTCTTTCGAGAACATAAGCAAACCTGTTCATTTTACACACACAACTTGTTTTAGTGAAAATGAATGATGAAATTCCCATTGCCTTCAGTACTGTGGATTGGAAGTCTAGCTCCGGTCTTTGACTTGCTCGTCTGTGTGAGGTGTTACTTGCCTGCAGTTTAGGTATCTAAAAACATCTGCAGAAACATCACACAAGGGAAACAGTCAAAAAAATCAGGGCAAAACTGCTGTTCCCTTTTAGCAGAGacatatttttgtttgaaaaggGCAACAGCTtacttttcaaaattatttttttctttcttaagaaGAAATGTTGATTAACTTTGTTCTTCTTTCCTCTCATAATTCAGACCACTACTGCAATTCCTTCTGCACATACACCTGATGCTTCAGGTAGCTGGCAGGTCCATTACTGAAGGCAGCAGCAACCTGTAAGGATAGACTGAATTAACAGGTATTTCTTCAAGCCATAGATTGCTGAGGAAAGTTATGTCTTGAAGCATTGATACTTAAAAAAAGGCGTAAGCTTTTATTGATCTTCATGGTCCTTGTACCAGCTTTATACTTCTGCAAGAGCAATAGGGGATAGCCATTAGCAAATAAGAATAAGGCAAGGCAAATGGAGAATTAAAACATATCTCCAAGATATCTCCGTTCTGAGGGGCACAGAATCTTAATGTCTGAAGAGTTTTGACAAGGAGATGAGACATCTCTTTTCCCAGGGCAGGTACATCATGTGTACTTTGTGTAACAGGTGTGTGCTGCTATCACAATAAAGAATAAGGACAGAGAACTCCAACAGCTTTGCTactttggcttttgtttttaagacTAAAAAACAACACGTCAGACAGTTGTAATTAAATAAGTAAGCCGCATTACTTGTACAAAAAGTTATATAAATACAagtttgctgttttgttttctctttagaGAAGGAAAgcatccttttaaaaaataaccatAATCCTTATATTACTGAGATGCTGCCAAGTCACAATTCAGAAGACAGACATGTGAAATTAAGTCCACACTGTGCAGAGACAACACAGTGGCCCCACCAGATCAGATCCTTTGTGTTTATCCTGTGCACAGTTACACAGATACAATGGAACATGTGATAGCTTGAACATATTCTGCTTTTACACAAAAGAAAATCCTTCCCCATGCTGCATTTTGTTAACTAATGTATCAAAAATATCCATCACATGGTCATCATCATCATTGCTATTATTATGTTATTAAGGAATTGTCCTTCATTCCATGCATAATTATAATTTCACAAGTTAAAAACATCATCCCTCCCTCATGTCATAATCTATAAAGCACTCTGTGCACAGTGAAGCAGATCCCCAATTAAATGCAAGTGCTATTAAAATTAAGAGAAATACACTATTACTGTTGATTTTAGAGGAACAAAATTCTGGGgagattaaaaaacaaaatagtttTATCTGGACAAAATAATGTACAATTATTAATATTGCACTTTTTATACAAGAATTCCT
Encoded here:
- the SAXO1 gene encoding LOW QUALITY PROTEIN: stabilizer of axonemal microtubules 1 (The sequence of the model RefSeq protein was modified relative to this genomic sequence to represent the inferred CDS: inserted 2 bases in 1 codon; deleted 3 bases in 2 codons; substituted 3 bases at 3 genomic stop codons) — encoded protein: MSVLEDEETYPQDQDGYKNHLQRSEQLVKHETLFVFAVELFCEYTRDAYKKYRHNARALLLVKQTEQTRPNNRFAPSKEKFYHRTIVQNDSFYRRLVATQSCKPLNPGQKSKAPFEYITNYRMNYVPPPLVKHYVHKIQIYKVNYVSFDGLTTHKFSYQGWAGQPTKLPKPYQKKTAPVPFSTTTGFQEKHKAXLQPPVFTRKPDIYLLPLEKMDIHTTTWTHWKHLNEKPAKMCRSLAQLNKITEPFNSSSTVKEDYKPWLXNGLKPITHAPXTFPAKPIDFLATFWTHHGPHSLTVMXTYKPVWSGPKHHSLPDAKTTYAASYTPKSCARCLAPYKDPPSYIFEKTDADSLILFGKQTSYKPVAVFIFGELLK